The Plasmodium knowlesi strain H genome assembly, chromosome: 14 region CGTCCAAAACGGATGCTTCCAAATGGTAAGTATAATTCACCTTCACGTCCTCCaccttatatatatacctgaTAGGCACGTCATTCTTGTCCACCTCCATATTGATGTTGTACTTATAATTAACAGAGTAAATATTTctgttgtaatttttaaatttcatGTTGTTCATTATGTTCCCATAAAtgttttctattttcctCTTAAAATATACATGATGTGGATGTtcatacagaaaaaaatatttaaaaatgtgccTCGATTCGTCGTTGGAAAATGTTGGTATTTTGTTGGCCACGGGACCATTATCCGttttatttacttttaatttcttcctttcggaGCTTATCTTATCAATTAATTTGTTCCTCACTTTATTTAAAAGTAAATAGTCAAGCCCTTTAACCAAATGGGTATGTTCCGTATCTCCTCCCATGAATTTCGACTCATCAATTGTGTTATTCGCATTGTCATATAATACACTTGCATCCTTAACATCCTTTacaattccttttctcctttcttctgCTCTGTCTCTATACTtctgttcttccttctcttcatttttctttttcctggttaaatatttctctttccttttcaacttcttccGTTCCTTCAGTAACAAGTTGTTTTccctctccttcttttccttctcgtaGTTGTCAAAGATGAGGCGGAAGTCGCTGTTCGTCAGTTCGCCCGACATGGTGCTCGAACGCTGGGGGGAATCAAAAAGGGTTCTGCGGTGCACTGCACAACTGCCTTAGCAACATAAACGTTTCCAATTTACAAAATACCCATCAAACTCCATTGGAATTTTCTGCCTCTCCAATGACCAAACACAAGTCCCTCGATGAACCCCCGTGTAATCATCTAAGTTCTCTCTCCCCCTCACACGCCTGCCAATTCGAACTCCCTGCACGCCGCTCTACGCCAGACTTGTCAAAATGTTGACCTTATATCGGGATTACTGTGTACCTGCGTATGTGCAGTCCACATTTCCCAGAACATATTCTCCAATCAGGTGTTTACTCCTTTTCCAAACAGACATACCTGCATATGCCCATATTTGTCAAATAAATGGACATGTAAGCATACCTAGTGCGATATACCGCATCATTCACTTTAAACTTGCGCAAACCACCCAGAAAGGGAGAATCAACCCAAATcatgaaaataaatacacaaattaaaaggaggcacaaaatggaacacTGCCTAAATGCCCTCTATCGAATAATTTCGCATACGCTGAGGAAATAAGGTGAAGCACCCGTTTTCCTTCATGTCATTGCGCTCCTCATGTATCtgacaaaaatgtgaatataACTCACAACATTCGGTCAAATGAAGATTCCATATTTTGGAAAACTTCTTccacattaaaaaatataaataaggGCATACATACGGAaagggatatatatatatatatacttattaCATTAACATGAGAATACGATGGAGGCGCACTGCTACCgctgaacaattttttccctttttccctttttacgAGCGATTTATATACACGGTACAATATGCCCGAACCCCAATTGGTGGAATAAATTAATATTGGTGCCACGCCTCGCACGCACTTCTTATACATCTCCTGGTGAcgtttttcttatttcttttttttttttttttttttcctacttccCCATCGGATAAAGttaaattcaattttttccacctgaGAAGTCTTCATTCTCGCTCCTTCCAATTTTAAAGCCACTTATTTGATAGCCGCCCAACCCCTGTACTGTACAACATCTCAATACCCAATTCTTCCCATGTACTTAGCGTGACCCTTCCCTCCTTACCATGCTCAGCAGTtggaaaacataaaaaggggTAGGCGACGCATGTAACCACCTATGGGCAAGTTACATGTACTAATGACTTATGCCCCCCTTTACCCATATACATAGCGCCCTGTGGCCGCAAGGAGCATCAGAAAAATACTGCAAAGTGTAACATGAATGTATTGTAAAGCGGAagccttgaaaaaaaagaccccaaaaaaaaggtagtCCCATAAGGGCCCATAGAAACCatataaggagaaaaaaaaaaaaaaaaaaaaaaattgtgtgaaATGACATCTGGACCAATATGAAACACAGCAATGCGACAAACCAAGTGGGCAACAAAGAACCGAATAACGACAACCCGTATGAGCCCCCCTACAATCACAAGGACATCTCTTCCGCAGCTGAAGAGCTACATGAGAGAAATAGCACtacaaatgaaaatgtgCTAGATGGCAACTTCGGTGAGTACCCCCCCCATTACGATGGTGGCCCAAATGATGACACCAGCAAGTTGAACTCTCCCCATAGGCATCCCCAGGGGAGCAACGACCAGAATATCGGAATCAACGCGAACAGTGAAAATATCAGTAACGCCGCAGCGGAAGGGAGGAATCGATCTGACAGTCTAAACAGTACAGGCACCCCAACTGGCGCTGCGATCAATCAAATGAACAATTCCATGTACACCCCCAACATGCCCTACATgcaaaataacaaaatgatgatgaatggtgggaaaaatatgcacGGGAAATTCCCAATGAATATGAACCCACCCATGAGCGCCTTCCAAAACAGTCATGATATTATGACGAATCCGTTACGCATGCCTATGTTTCCAGGGCAACCAAACCCTATGCTATTTAATAACCCCATGCACTACATGAACAGTAAAGCCTATTTGAAGCACCTGAAATATAATAAAGTCATTACAGCCGACCCGAGCATACCTCCCAATGAAACCTTGTACGTAAAAAACTTAAACGATAGAATTAAAATagacgaaatgaaaaaaagtttaaaagaTTTATTTAAGCAGTATGGTGTAATCGAAGACCTGGTAGTAATGAAGTCATTCTGGAGAAAAGGGCAAGCATGGGTTGTGTATGATACAGTTGAAAGCTCAACCAAAGCGCTAAATGCACTACAAGGATTTGTACTTTTCGGAAAAATCATGCAAATAAACTATTCGCATAACAAAAGTGATGTACATTCAAAGAGAGATGGTACCTTTGTAGAAAGGTCCAAGGAACCGAAGAAACCAAAACAGATCCTGGAGAGAGAACGGAAGCAGAAAGAAATCTTCGAAATGATGCAGAGAAATTTTATAGAAATGCAAATGAATAATTTCCGAATTATGCAAAATAACGaattagaaaaaagaaaaaaaattgacttAAGTCAAATGGATACACAAGATTTAATTGCTAAGGCTCAGGCAAAGGCATAcgaggaaaagaacaaaaaaaaaaatgaagacttcacaaaaaataacaacactATGTACCAGCAACCTTCTCCTTACTACCCAATGAATGCATTTGCCCCCATGCAAAATAACATCGTTGTGGCGTGCAAAATTCTGTTTGTCGAAAATGTCGTGGAGAATGTGAACACAGAAGAATTTAATGATTTGTTTAAAAAGTTTTCCGGCTTCATTGAGGCCAGAATTATTCCCCAGAGGAATGTCGCCTTCGTGGATTACTCCGATGAGGCCGCAGCAACGAATGCGATGAAAGGTAAGGCACAGGGACGACGGGTGCGATGGCTCCCTACGGGGTTCCCCCAGCCAAGCTATTAAGCACATGCTCCCGTGTGCACGTGTGTGGCaatatttttgcacattcaaaaaaaaaaaaaaaaaaaagaaaagaaaagaaagaaaagaaaagcaacTGGAATACGTATAACACATggttcggaaaaaaaaaaaaaaacctcatATGTTGCAAGTCCGCTTGGAGTTGCCACCTCACGTACATTCTACAATTATGCCATTTCTGcactttccccccttcctatTTGCAGCTTTACAAAATTATGAGCTCCAGGGATCGAAGCTAAAAATATCCTACGCCAAGAGATAAGGCGACTAACGCAATATAAGCCCCCTTCTCTGCATCTGTAAATACGCCTTTGCTTGCcgtttttcaccatttttaagtgtccttttttcctaAGTTGTAAATAGACTTCCACAATACGTCCATCtgaaaaatagaataattaaaaaaaagttttataAAGTTGAACAGAGAAATGCAGAATGAGAATGTTCCGTtttgggaaaaagaaaggacaGGAGATGTGTCGGAAAGGCGTGCAGAAAGGAGAACTCACCTGCGCTTTGGTCTTCCCATATGAGTATCTTAATGCGGTGTGTATCATATTGGTTTCGCGAGGGTCATCCGTTTTAATCCACACCCTGAGATGAAAAGTTGCGAAGGAGGAAGTGTTAACGAGGTGCGGGGGTTACGCATATGGGtcaatttatatatgtggTAGATGCCGAAATGAGCGCAGGTGTATCGACCGGAACACAGGCACTCACAACCACACAAAGTAGCATAACCACCCAATGCAGCGCAGTACTTCTTTCACTTACCGCCCGTTATGGCCCACCGCCACTTCATAACTGATATCTGTGCCAATCAAATCCAAAATGTAGCATTTATCGCCAATTAAACTTTTGGCATAGGCAATGCTAACAGGGAACATATACCCATCCACCAGTTCGCCCAAATAATTCTCATAATTGATCCACGACTTCACATCAGAGGAATTAATACAGCTAGCCACAACGCTGTTATTatccaaatttattttttccacaatCATATAAAGTAATGTACCATTTGCTAGATTGGGGAAACTGCTCTTAGTAGCGTATTTAAAACTTTCAATTTTGTGTATAATGCATTCACAATTACAGTTTATGTCCATCTGATAGTAATCCAATTTTTTCGACTTCACTATACCTATTACCAGGTCGCCTACCTTGGGCATGTACTTATAACTTGTGTTCATGATATCATACTTATAGGGATAGTATGGGGCTTTCAATAAAATGCCTGAACATTTACTTCGGTAGAAGTTCTCACTCTCGACATCATGCACTTGTTCGAAGTTGTGCTCATTTATTCCCTTGACTTTGTCTTTCCCCATCTGAATGTAATCCCCACTTATGATGACCCCATCTTCCATTGCGCCTCCGTGTTTGTGCTAAAAGGGAGCTTGTACAAATGCAAGCAGCTTCAAAAAGTATGGTATGCAAACATGTCAGCAAGTGTGCCCAAAAGCGCGTGTGCCTTCTTCTTATCGCCCttttatatttccccctAGGCTATAtgatttttgttaaaaaaaaaaaaaaaaaaaaattttccttcccccacgACCGTTCAGTTGGCTAAACTttttatttggaaaaaaaaaaaaaataaataaaataatttatttggCCAAAGCAGACCAGCACCAAAGTAGCGAACACAGAGTaacaaattttttccataagGTAAAAACTCATGCACCAAAATGGACGACAAAGTGGCGTTGCAACGTACcgtgggggggggagagcaGGCTTCAGAAATAAGAAGTACAGTGGTGCGCATAAATGCGGAAATTGCCATACCGCCTCTGTTAAAAAACGCGCTTTTACCCCCACGTCGTTGCTTCGGAACATATCACGTACgagtatacatatatatataactacTTATCGCCCCCTTTCCgcgcccctttttttttcccccctctcaaaattgaaataaaattgctttcccaatttttttgctaaaattatatattttaaattttgcaaCCACTGCTATGGTTCtccaaaaggataaaaaaaaaaaaaaaaaaaaaaaaaaaaaacagcagtTATAGGTCATTTTTGCCGCTCCCTTGACCCATTTACGCAACATAGATGTATGCAATAttagggtaaaaaaaaggaatctaagcggaaaatgagaaattatACCAAAAGATAGACGATGGACCAGAAGAAATAGCTCCCCACTGTttgcaataaaaaataacaactgCGCTGTTGCAGCACGAGTGGGAGGAGCCCCTTTCGACGCTGCTAGAAATATGCGCATCAGGTAGATATTACATGATCTACAGACtatagctattttttcttttttttcctttttctccctacATTGCCTAGAAGCTGTATGTAAGACGGGGGAGGCATCTCCCATGCACGATTGAAGCATGTAGCTTAACTGATCAGCTACGCAGCGAGCCGAGAAGCAACGAACCGTGGATGGCACTGTGGCCCTCCACCCCCACACCTTCCCCATACGTAGAAAATTTGACAGCGTGGACAAAATGACGGACAAGGTGTGCCGCATGGTGGAAAACATGGTATACGAGTTTAATGACTTGAAGAGAAAGGAGTTATTCACAGACAAGGAAATCGTAACAATTGCgaacaaaaggaggaaccACGAGTACACAATTAACAGCTCATCCAGTATACTACTCAACTACATTTTATACATTGAATTTGAAattaatttggaaaaaataagagaaaagagaaaattgaaaaaaaaaaatgatatgctGAATGAGATTAATGAATATAATAAATTGCTAAAAAGTCAATATGAGGAGTATACAAATTTGAAggcaaaaatacaaagtgaaaaatgcCCCCAAAAGAGCAAGTCGCTGCGGAAGTTACTAAATAAAAGTGAATACAACATTAACTGTTgtaagaagaatattttaaaaatggaaaataaattacaaGTGCTGATACGACATAGCTTATCAGATTATTCActtgtaaaaagaataattaaCATCTTCCAAACGTGTTTAAGGAAACATCATAATAATATAGAAATATGGCTACACTACTTCAACTTCTGCTACGTAAAACGCAGAATGGAAAATTTGGAGAGTGCCATATTAAACAGCTTAAAATATCATATACAAAATGAACTCATATGGGTCTTCTACCTGCACTATTTTTATAacattagaaaaaatattcaataCACAAGGAAGCTATACATAAGGGCCATTTTATTCATCCCCAAAAGTTTATCCCTTAACGTTTTATACTTCAACATAGAATTCGACATATTCTACAAACTGCTAACAAATTTTAAGCAAAAAGTAGACAATTCGTCTAATAACCATTTTAACCAATTCGTTGACTTCTGCAAAAATAGcgcaaaggaagaacaagacACTAATGATGCTACAGCTAGCCAAACGAAAGAAGACATACTCAAACGTGATATTGATCAAGGGGATTACAAAACTGTTAAGGATGAGGATAAATATGGTTTAGATGTAATCATCTTCCTAACGAAGAAATATTTGGAAACATttcaaaatgataaaagccatctttacattttcattttcctacttttaaatatttattttaaaatggaaaaaaacaaatgggtAAAGAATTATGTTCTTCGGTTTGACAATTTTAAGGAAATAATCTTTAACTCCATAGACATGTACAAGAGGGATCAACCCTGTTTTTTCTACTATCAATTTGTATCCAAATGTGTTGCTTCAACACATTGTGAACTCTCCGAAGATAAGGATTTCCAGCtcttaaaaaattccttctaCCAAAATGGCGGCGAAGAATCACAGCTACAAAGGTACTTTGACGTGACGCAAGTAAACCTCATGTTACGTGAACTCCTGGATACATTCCACAATGACCTTATGGTTTACTTCTTCTGTCTCCTACTTGAGAACCTATTCGAGGTTTTTGTAGAATACGCTAACGTAGACGATGTCTTCACCGTCGACAATTACGCTGGAGCGCAATTCCCACTGTTAACACAACCTGAAGGTTCCCTCAATGGGGATGCAAAAACGGGGGGGAACAAAGACAATACAGAACCCAAATTAGACGAACAATTGGAAGAACAAAGCAACAAGGAGGAcatggaggggaaaaaaaatatcctcttcCATATGAAGAAACCCACCTTGACAAATCATGAGGAATTACAAATTTTCCAgtttttaaaggaagaaatttttctgTGCGGTTCatacaaatttaaaaaagttaatgAAGAGTAcctaaaagaaaaggataacAGCACGTACCATTTTCTGCAGAAGCTGAACTTTGTGGCCTACGTTTGCCTCTTTGAAAATAGACACTCAGATATAAGTAAGAATAATTTCATTTACAATTATGAAGAAATCAACAAAAATAGCGAAATCctttcatccattttgtaCTTCTTCCTGTTCGATCCAAAAAAAGTCGAAGCGGGTGATATGCCCAAGAGGAAACACCAATTGGAGCACGCTCAACAGGTGAATGAAGCGCAAGGTGACCTCAGCAAAAGGCGCAAGAAAGGGTTCGCCCTCCTTGGTAAGGACAGTCAGCGCCTCCCCCAAGCATCCAGCAAACGGGGACAACGAAGAGATGTTAATAGTGTTTACGAAAGTGATAGCGATAACATGAGTGACGAGGAAAGTGGCGGAGTAAGCAGCAAAAGTAACAGCAACTCAGACAGTGATAGCAACAGCGAAGGTGATGGTCAAAGGAACCCCGACCTTGATGAGCACCTCAACCCAAACGAAGGCAAAGGAAGCACTAATGGAGGGGAGGGCCCAATCAAACTGCACACTCAACCCACATGCGAAAACGAAACAGccaaacaaaaaatttccaTCATTGATGAACTGCTTTCCTTACTAAGCAAAGAAGTGGACATCTTTGTCAAGGTtaccattttgaagtgtatcctaaaattaataatattcTTAAACAATAACCAATTGAAGCGCCATTTCAGCGCGACCATCTCTGAGGAATTTgaaaaggtaaggaaaaCTCCTCCCCAAAAAAACTTCCTCAAAGTGGAACTAACCAATTTGACCGATTTGTATAAAAAGGCGTACAGCGATGAGTACGCAGGGGTGTAACcaaatttgtgcattttttctttttttctttttttttttttttttcacctttttttaaatttggaaTTATTACTCCCCCTGCTTACACAAAATTCGCCTCGTCATTTGtccccaatttttttatgttacaaaaatatgtgaaaaaaaaaatttgataaaCTCCTTTCCATTTGAAATTGCATACAATCAAAAATATGTAACAACCGTCATCCTTATTTTTCTACCTCTGTGCTCATTGAGGgagcttaaaaaaatgagcctTGAACACTTTTTTCCGAACTGGAACGGTTCATGCGAATAATACAAGTCAAACAATGTGGCCACTTGCTGCAAGGTCCATGGGCAAAATGGCTCAATAGACCAAGTTACTACTCCAAGGAGGGATAAAATATGACAAGCGAAGTAACATTGCCCAATGTAACACAAACGAATATATcttaatttacaaaaaaaagaaaaaaagaagaaaaattctccAATTGTATCATATTAGTCAATATTCGAGCTACCCCTGTGCAAGTGTAAAAAAACGCAAATCGCAAAGGTGTGACTGTGACCTACATATGTAGACAGGTTGAAGACACCTGTTCGTAACGACAAGTTGATTGGAGAGGGAATCATACATGAAGGAAATACACACTACATCAGgtctttctcctcttcttGTTCCCATCCTTCTCCATCGGATTCGTCGTGGAAATCCTCttgagtttttccttttcttcttccgttcgctcttccttctttttccccacatttttatatatatggaatTCTTTCTCCGTTTTCAAGTTATCCTTCTTGTAATTCTTCCAGTTATTTACTCTTTCCTCTCTGCCCTCAATCcacaattttctttcctcttctttttttaattcctccttcattttttcttcttccttttctttagcATATTGCAAATTTGCTAGCTTACATTTCTGTGCATAttccattttctccttctgcacTTTTAGAAGATTTTCACATTCTTCGTTAATCAGTAGTTGTACTTCTTTAGTTATTTCATACTCCTCTTCGTTTTTGTTTAAATATTCGTTCAAttcatttcttattttttttaaatttaatttcTTTATAATATTCTTCTTGGCCGTCTCGTAAACACTCTTGTACTGTTCCTTAATGTCGTCTTTTTTCAGTTCTTCATAAGCCttatttaaaatgtgaaACGCCTCACTAGCTTTCTCAATTTTACATTTATCTGGATGAATAAGCACAGACAGGCGTCTATACTTGCTTTTAATCTTTTCCATGTCCACATCTTCATGTATACCAAATATTTCAAATGGTgaactatttttatttgctaATAATCTAGCTATTTCACTTTCTGCATCCCCCTTATTtagttttttcccttcttgttGGTTTTCCATAttggaggaaatattttcaatgtCTTTCAGAAAATCGTCAAACATCTCGTTCAGTGCGTCTTCACCTAGCTCATCTGCCCCTTCCTTCTGTGCACTATTCTCATGGTTGTCCTCGACCGCGCTAGATGTGTTATTGTCGCTTGGGTTCATGTTTGATTCCGCATCCTTTTCCCCGCCTGCACCACCATAACTTCTACCCTTCGCACTTACATCATCTTCCCCACCCTGCAGATTCGTTTCTCCACTACTCGGTTCGTTCATTTTGCCCCTTTGCAAATTACACCCATCTAGCAAAGCGTTATATTTATGAGCACACAAAATgcgcaaaattaaaaagaatgaaaaaaaaaaaaaaaaactcaccAACAGATTCGGTCTGCCTCGtcacagaagaaaaaaaaaaaaaataaatacttaCATTTATGATATACTGATTAGCCCGTTTAGCATTCACCCGTGTGATCCATCAACTAAAGTGGCTctatttttctatatatatccatCCCAAAATTGACTTagattaaaatatatatatgaattgTTTGAATTGAAATTCGGTATGCAGCTTCTTTTTCATGCCTGCTCCTCTGTGTTCATGCCCCCTTCAGTGTAAAAGATAAGAATGTTAACAAAAGAAGCGCCCcctccacaaaaaa contains the following coding sequences:
- a CDS encoding RED-like protein, putative; this encodes MSGELTNSDFRLIFDNYEKEKKERENNLLLKERKKLKRKEKYLTRKKKNEEKEEQKYRDRAEERRKGIVKDVKDASVLYDNANNTIDESKFMGGDTEHTHLVKGLDYLLLNKVRNKLIDKISSERKKLKVNKTDNGPVANKIPTFSNDESRHIFKYFFLYEHPHHVYFKRKIENIYGNIMNNMKFKNYNRNIYSVNYKYNINMEVDKNDVPIRYIYKVEDVKVNYTYHLEASVLDEIDVCFKWHMENKKKKKNERLPKRPLTANFFRQEQNYELGQGEDDDDVDIFKNDGDEMGGGGEPVNSAAIAPDVANVGGNRVGGSADGEDEADGDDSDDDDDDEDDEDEDDGSDDGGSGSSSAIGVHTEGRRKEQYGKDGNKRVQQDGGSNRSLFYSKKLPDTGKVGTENRSNKDSLSENIFKDTYDECYPGY
- a CDS encoding U1 small nuclear ribonucleoprotein A, putative translates to MKHSNATNQVGNKEPNNDNPYEPPYNHKDISSAAEELHERNSTTNENVLDGNFGEYPPHYDGGPNDDTSKLNSPHRHPQGSNDQNIGINANSENISNAAAEGRNRSDSLNSTGTPTGAAINQMNNSMYTPNMPYMQNNKMMMNGGKNMHGKFPMNMNPPMSAFQNSHDIMTNPLRMPMFPGQPNPMLFNNPMHYMNSKAYLKHLKYNKVITADPSIPPNETLYVKNLNDRIKIDEMKKSLKDLFKQYGVIEDLVVMKSFWRKGQAWVVYDTVESSTKALNALQGFVLFGKIMQINYSHNKSDVHSKRDGTFVERSKEPKKPKQILERERKQKEIFEMMQRNFIEMQMNNFRIMQNNELEKRKKIDLSQMDTQDLIAKAQAKAYEEKNKKKNEDFTKNNNTMYQQPSPYYPMNAFAPMQNNIVVACKILFVENVVENVNTEEFNDLFKKFSGFIEARIIPQRNVAFVDYSDEAAATNAMKALQNYELQGSKLKISYAKR
- a CDS encoding exosome complex component RRP40, putative — its product is MEDGVIISGDYIQMGKDKVKGINEHNFEQVHDVESENFYRSKCSGILLKAPYYPYKYDIMNTSYKYMPKVGDLVIGIVKSKKLDYYQMDINCNCECIIHKIESFKYATKSSFPNLANGTLLYMIVEKINLDNNSVVASCINSSDVKSWINYENYLGELVDGYMFPVSIAYAKSLIGDKCYILDLIGTDISYEVAVGHNGRVWIKTDDPRETNMIHTALRYSYGKTKAQMDVLWKSIYNLGKKDT
- a CDS encoding U3 small nucleolar RNA-associated protein 6, putative, translating into MTDKVCRMVENMVYEFNDLKRKELFTDKEIVTIANKRRNHEYTINSSSSILLNYILYIEFEINLEKIREKRKLKKKNDMLNEINEYNKLLKSQYEEYTNLKAKIQSEKCPQKSKSLRKLLNKSEYNINCCKKNILKMENKLQVLIRHSLSDYSLVKRIINIFQTCLRKHHNNIEIWLHYFNFCYVKRRMENLESAILNSLKYHIQNELIWVFYLHYFYNIRKNIQYTRKLYIRAILFIPKSLSLNVLYFNIEFDIFYKLLTNFKQKVDNSSNNHFNQFVDFCKNSAKEEQDTNDATASQTKEDILKRDIDQGDYKTVKDEDKYGLDVIIFLTKKYLETFQNDKSHLYIFIFLLLNIYFKMEKNKWVKNYVLRFDNFKEIIFNSIDMYKRDQPCFFYYQFVSKCVASTHCELSEDKDFQLLKNSFYQNGGEESQLQRYFDVTQVNLMLRELLDTFHNDLMVYFFCLLLENLFEVFVEYANVDDVFTVDNYAGAQFPLLTQPEGSLNGDAKTGGNKDNTEPKLDEQLEEQSNKEDMEGKKNILFHMKKPTLTNHEELQIFQFLKEEIFLCGSYKFKKVNEEYLKEKDNSTYHFLQKLNFVAYVCLFENRHSDISKNNFIYNYEEINKNSEILSSILYFFLFDPKKVEAGDMPKRKHQLEHAQQVNEAQGDLSKRRKKGFALLGKDSQRLPQASSKRGQRRDVNSVYESDSDNMSDEESGGVSSKSNSNSDSDSNSEGDGQRNPDLDEHLNPNEGKGSTNGGEGPIKLHTQPTCENETAKQKISIIDELLSLLSKEVDIFVKVTILKCILKLIIFLNNNQLKRHFSATISEEFEKVRKTPPQKNFLKVELTNLTDLYKKAYSDEYAGV
- a CDS encoding DnaJ protein, putative; translation: MNEPSSGETNLQGGEDDVSAKGRSYGGAGGEKDAESNMNPSDNNTSSAVEDNHENSAQKEGADELGEDALNEMFDDFLKDIENISSNMENQQEGKKLNKGDAESEIARLLANKNSSPFEIFGIHEDVDMEKIKSKYRRLSVLIHPDKCKIEKASEAFHILNKAYEELKKDDIKEQYKSVYETAKKNIIKKLNLKKIRNELNEYLNKNEEEYEITKEVQLLINEECENLLKVQKEKMEYAQKCKLANLQYAKEKEEEKMKEELKKEEERKLWIEGREERVNNWKNYKKDNLKTEKEFHIYKNVGKKKEERTEEEKEKLKRISTTNPMEKDGNKKRRKT